In a single window of the Olivibacter sp. SDN3 genome:
- the ccsA gene encoding cytochrome c biogenesis protein, translating into MKAYWWKILGAVIILYSVIMGFLGPVPKLPILHETIRNTYFHIPMWFSMILLYLVSVIYSIKYLSSGDIKQDVVAVECVNVGIIFCVFGLVTGMLWANVTWGEPWPNDPKLNGSAIASLMYLAYLVLRNALDEEQKRAKISAIYNVFAFPVMVVLLFILPRLTDSLHPGNGGNPAFGSLDMDGRMRMVFYPAVIGWMLIAVWIMTLRYRYRILERKHQRLDF; encoded by the coding sequence ATGAAGGCTTATTGGTGGAAAATATTGGGAGCTGTTATTATTCTATATTCTGTCATTATGGGTTTTTTAGGTCCTGTACCCAAACTTCCTATTCTTCACGAGACGATCCGAAATACCTATTTTCACATCCCCATGTGGTTTTCCATGATTCTATTATATCTCGTGTCCGTAATTTATAGCATAAAATACCTTTCTTCAGGAGATATAAAACAAGATGTGGTGGCTGTTGAATGTGTAAATGTTGGCATAATCTTCTGTGTTTTTGGTCTGGTTACCGGTATGCTTTGGGCTAATGTTACCTGGGGTGAGCCTTGGCCGAACGATCCAAAGCTAAATGGTTCGGCCATAGCTAGTTTAATGTATTTGGCTTACCTGGTTTTACGAAACGCTTTAGATGAGGAGCAAAAAAGAGCTAAAATATCAGCAATATATAATGTTTTTGCTTTTCCGGTAATGGTCGTATTGCTGTTCATCTTACCGCGCTTGACGGATTCTCTGCATCCTGGTAACGGTGGAAATCCAGCATTTGGAAGTTTAGATATGGATGGGCGTATGCGGATGGTTTTCTATCCTGCAGTTATCGGTTGGATGTTGATTGCTGTCTGGATTATGACCTTACGTTACCGATACAGAATTTTAGAGAGAAAACATCAGCGGTTGGATTTCTAA
- the ispE gene encoding 4-(cytidine 5'-diphospho)-2-C-methyl-D-erythritol kinase: MIIFANAKINIGLQVLNRRSDGYHNLETIFYPVKMHDVLEIVPGNELKLEVSGLDIPNNNQDNLCIRAYKALAKDFNLTPVHIYLHKNIPIGAGLGGGSADAAFLLKLLAQYFELNLSEETMENYARGLGADCCFFIKNTPVYATGIGDIFSDVDINLSIYHLVLITPNIHISTGEAYGSVKTTGKGKNLIEDIKRPVDQWKTHIFNDFEPGIFNRYPEIRGIKSSLYEKGALYAAMSGSGSTVYGIFKEKIDLGDLENRYQVFWING, encoded by the coding sequence ATGATTATTTTTGCCAATGCTAAAATTAATATTGGACTGCAAGTGCTCAACCGGAGATCTGATGGTTATCATAACTTGGAAACGATATTCTACCCGGTAAAGATGCACGATGTGCTGGAGATCGTGCCTGGCAATGAGTTGAAATTGGAGGTGTCTGGTTTGGATATCCCGAATAATAATCAAGATAACCTGTGCATCAGGGCTTATAAAGCACTGGCGAAAGACTTTAATCTAACTCCTGTCCATATTTATTTACACAAGAATATTCCTATAGGTGCGGGTTTAGGCGGCGGCTCTGCCGATGCCGCCTTTCTCCTAAAGTTATTGGCGCAGTATTTTGAGTTGAACCTCTCTGAAGAGACAATGGAAAATTATGCACGTGGACTCGGAGCCGATTGCTGTTTTTTTATTAAAAATACGCCAGTATATGCAACAGGTATCGGCGACATTTTTTCTGATGTTGACATAAATCTGTCGATCTACCACCTCGTACTTATAACGCCTAACATTCATATTTCTACTGGCGAAGCTTATGGAAGTGTTAAGACAACTGGCAAAGGGAAAAATCTCATAGAAGATATCAAACGTCCCGTAGATCAATGGAAAACGCACATATTTAATGATTTTGAGCCAGGTATATTTAATCGCTACCCGGAAATCAGGGGAATTAAATCATCACTATATGAAAAGGGTGCACTGTATGCAGCAATGAGTGGGTCAGGATCCACAGTATATGGTATCTTTAAAGAGAAAATTGATTTAGGCGATCTTGAAAACAGGTATCAAGTTTTTTGGATAAATGGATAA
- a CDS encoding YtxH domain-containing protein → MNTKIEKKAKKECSKTTKFVAFALTGLALGAAAYYLFGTKEGRKTLNKAVDGVNDLSKTLKAQAEEGLQRATKLANKAKEEYHKVINLAEEKGHEAAEKASKYKGEAKKLTKKGLDYAEALAKEAKEKVDKV, encoded by the coding sequence ATGAACACAAAAATAGAAAAGAAAGCAAAGAAAGAATGTAGCAAAACAACAAAATTTGTTGCTTTTGCTTTAACAGGATTGGCTCTTGGTGCAGCAGCCTACTACTTATTCGGGACGAAAGAGGGACGGAAAACGCTTAATAAAGCGGTAGATGGAGTAAATGATCTGAGTAAGACTTTAAAAGCTCAGGCAGAAGAAGGATTGCAACGAGCTACAAAACTTGCTAACAAAGCGAAGGAGGAATACCATAAGGTGATTAATTTGGCAGAAGAGAAGGGACATGAGGCTGCTGAAAAGGCTAGCAAATATAAAGGAGAAGCCAAAAAACTGACGAAAAAAGGGCTAGACTATGCTGAAGCATTAGCTAAGGAAGCGAAAGAGAAAGTTGATAAAGTGTAA
- a CDS encoding gliding motility-associated C-terminal domain-containing protein has translation MENYAEAEASQADPDLSNNSASAVTDVIALKIANIFSANGDGINDFFERSGLELFEDNELYIFNRWGAELFHIKKYQNNWDGRNLNERTYYDALCIRMESGKWETFKGYITIKRER, from the coding sequence ATCGAAAATTATGCTGAAGCAGAAGCGTCGCAGGCCGATCCGGACCTGTCAAATAACTCAGCTAGCGCTGTCACAGATGTTATTGCTTTAAAGATAGCTAATATCTTCTCCGCCAATGGTGATGGAATAAATGATTTTTTCGAGAGATCTGGACTAGAGTTATTTGAAGATAACGAACTGTATATATTTAATCGTTGGGGTGCTGAATTGTTCCACATAAAAAAGTATCAGAATAATTGGGATGGGCGGAACCTTAACGAAAGAACCTACTATGATGCCTTATGTATCAGAATGGAAAGTGGTAAATGGGAAACATTTAAAGGGTATATCACCATTAAACGAGAGCGGTAA
- a CDS encoding sugar phosphate isomerase/epimerase, with protein sequence MNNLNNPIWLMSSAFDKLSLNELVEQAENIGVQGIDLCVFRKDGTRQDHTATHLEYDNFGLDDAKRLIEQFNKAELQLSLGAFENMIGGDEGQRIKNQNHLLKLIRIAYLLGGDENNVKVGTFVGYNHELGAEEGGFQKNLDAFKRVFEPIIRYAESLGVTVLYENCPMEGWRSASYTSTYNNLPGVLAARKLMYAMIPSRAHGEIYDPSHDIWQHTDPVEVIKASDISRIHRIHVKTTRKLKNKARIEWGGMYPMQRVESSLAVHAEVEQPKNDWDRHHYEAMLPGFGGTDHMDWRAFVDTLRNKGFAGPFEIENEAKNSKDTGNMVATVQGYEAAIHFLSPMLWNLGTNGYAYNNQNDLQYPAVADIPVKKMDDL encoded by the coding sequence ATGAATAATCTGAATAATCCGATTTGGTTAATGAGCTCTGCTTTTGATAAATTGAGCTTGAATGAACTAGTTGAACAGGCGGAAAATATAGGTGTGCAAGGAATAGATCTTTGTGTATTCCGGAAGGACGGCACGCGGCAGGACCACACCGCTACTCATTTGGAATACGATAATTTTGGGCTGGACGATGCTAAAAGATTAATAGAACAATTTAATAAAGCAGAATTGCAACTCTCGCTGGGAGCATTTGAAAATATGATTGGCGGAGATGAGGGTCAACGTATAAAAAATCAAAACCACCTGTTGAAACTCATACGTATTGCTTATCTACTTGGTGGAGATGAAAATAATGTGAAAGTGGGGACCTTTGTTGGTTACAATCACGAACTTGGTGCTGAGGAAGGAGGTTTCCAAAAAAACTTGGATGCCTTTAAAAGGGTGTTTGAGCCAATAATACGCTATGCGGAAAGCTTGGGTGTAACGGTGTTATATGAAAACTGCCCAATGGAGGGGTGGCGCTCAGCGAGTTATACATCTACTTACAATAATTTGCCTGGAGTTTTAGCGGCTCGTAAGTTGATGTATGCCATGATCCCAAGTCGGGCTCACGGGGAGATATACGATCCTTCACACGATATATGGCAACATACTGACCCGGTGGAGGTGATTAAAGCAAGTGATATTTCTCGCATTCATCGAATTCACGTTAAGACTACCAGAAAACTCAAAAATAAAGCGCGGATTGAATGGGGTGGAATGTACCCCATGCAGCGGGTTGAATCATCATTGGCTGTACATGCTGAGGTGGAACAACCTAAAAATGATTGGGATCGCCATCATTATGAGGCAATGTTACCGGGTTTTGGTGGAACAGATCATATGGATTGGCGAGCTTTCGTAGATACATTAAGGAATAAGGGCTTTGCTGGACCCTTTGAAATTGAGAATGAAGCAAAAAACTCAAAAGATACAGGGAATATGGTGGCTACGGTGCAGGGATATGAGGCTGCGATCCACTTTTTGAGCCCGATGTTATGGAACTTGGGTACCAATGGGTACGCGTATAATAATCAAAATGATCTTCAGTATCCAGCGGTAGCGGATATTCCGGTAAAAAAAATGGATGACCTATAA
- a CDS encoding heme exporter protein CcmB: MDLFKQVTLLIRKEITLEWRSKYALNGILLYVVSTVFVCYQAFKSVHPVIWNALFWIIMLFASINAISKSFVQENRGRQLYYYTLVSPKAVILSKIIYNVLLMLLLSAVAFFAYNIIFKNELGDPTLYFFAVVLGSMSFATVFTMVSSISAKAGNNGTLMAILSFPVIIPVLIVLIKLSKNAMDGLDSSVSYDEIGVLVAINLIVVTVSLLLFPYIWRD, from the coding sequence ATGGATTTATTCAAGCAAGTTACGCTGTTAATACGTAAAGAAATAACACTGGAGTGGCGATCAAAATACGCCCTTAACGGTATTCTTCTTTATGTGGTGTCGACAGTATTTGTTTGTTATCAGGCATTTAAATCGGTGCATCCCGTCATATGGAATGCGCTTTTTTGGATTATTATGCTGTTTGCTTCTATTAATGCGATCTCAAAAAGTTTTGTGCAAGAGAATAGGGGGCGACAATTATACTATTATACTTTAGTTAGCCCTAAGGCCGTAATTTTATCGAAAATTATCTATAATGTATTATTAATGCTACTGCTTTCTGCGGTAGCATTTTTTGCATATAACATAATTTTCAAAAATGAGCTTGGTGATCCAACACTATATTTTTTTGCTGTGGTACTTGGAAGTATGAGTTTTGCTACCGTCTTTACTATGGTCTCCAGTATCAGTGCGAAGGCGGGTAATAATGGTACGTTGATGGCTATCTTAAGTTTTCCGGTAATTATTCCAGTATTGATCGTACTTATCAAGCTGTCTAAGAACGCTATGGATGGGTTAGATTCTAGTGTAAGTTATGATGAAATAGGGGTGTTGGTAGCAATAAACTTAATAGTCGTTACTGTTTCTTTATTGTTATTTCCTTACATTTGGCGCGATTGA